A single genomic interval of Tursiops truncatus isolate mTurTru1 chromosome 1, mTurTru1.mat.Y, whole genome shotgun sequence harbors:
- the TIMM17A gene encoding mitochondrial import inner membrane translocase subunit Tim17-A isoform X2 — MEEYAREPCPWRIVDDCGGAFTMGTIGGGIFQAIKGFRNSPVGVNHRLRGSLTAVRTRAPQLGGSFAVWGGLFSMIDCSMVQVRGKEDPWNSITSGALTGAILAARNGPVAMVGSAAMGGILLALIEGAGILLTRFASAQFPNAVREEGSLQTWNNDGRQSPAFHRLCVGHCCSCRGQWERQADTLTDK, encoded by the exons ATGGAGGAGTATGCGCGCGAACCTTG CCCCTGGCGCATTGTGGACGACTGTGGTGGGGCCTTTACGATGGGAACCATAGGTGGTGGGATCTTTCAAGCAATCAAAGGTTTTCGCAATTCTCCGGTG GGAGTAAACCACAGACTACGAGGGAGTCTGACAGCTGTTAGAACCAGGGCTCCACAGTTGGGAG gCAGCTTTGCCGTTTGGGGCGGCCTGTTTTCCATGATTGACTGCAGTATGGTTCAAGTCAGAGGGAAAGAAGACCCCTGGAACTCCATCACGAGTGGTGCCTTAACAGGAGCCATCCTGGCAGCAAGAA ACGGACCAGTGGCCATGGTTGGGTCAGCCGCGATGGGTGGCATTCTGCTAGCTCTCATCGAAGGAGCTGGTATCTTGTTGACAAGATTTGCCTCTGCCCAGTTTCCCAACG CGGTGCGGGAAGAAGGGTCCCTGCAGACGTGGAACAACGATGGCCGTCAGTCGCCAGCTTTTCACCGCCTGTGTGTGGGGCACTGCTGTAGCTGCCGGGGGCAGTGGGAGCGTCAGGCTGACACGCTCACAGATAAATGA
- the TIMM17A gene encoding mitochondrial import inner membrane translocase subunit Tim17-A isoform X1, giving the protein MEEYAREPCPWRIVDDCGGAFTMGTIGGGIFQAIKGFRNSPVGVNHRLRGSLTAVRTRAPQLGGSFAVWGGLFSMIDCSMVQVRGKEDPWNSITSGALTGAILAARIISLFSTCSDGPVAMVGSAAMGGILLALIEGAGILLTRFASAQFPNAVREEGSLQTWNNDGRQSPAFHRLCVGHCCSCRGQWERQADTLTDK; this is encoded by the exons ATGGAGGAGTATGCGCGCGAACCTTG CCCCTGGCGCATTGTGGACGACTGTGGTGGGGCCTTTACGATGGGAACCATAGGTGGTGGGATCTTTCAAGCAATCAAAGGTTTTCGCAATTCTCCGGTG GGAGTAAACCACAGACTACGAGGGAGTCTGACAGCTGTTAGAACCAGGGCTCCACAGTTGGGAG gCAGCTTTGCCGTTTGGGGCGGCCTGTTTTCCATGATTGACTGCAGTATGGTTCAAGTCAGAGGGAAAGAAGACCCCTGGAACTCCATCACGAGTGGTGCCTTAACAGGAGCCATCCTGGCAGCAAGAA TAATCTCTCTGTTCTCAACGTGCTCAGACGGACCAGTGGCCATGGTTGGGTCAGCCGCGATGGGTGGCATTCTGCTAGCTCTCATCGAAGGAGCTGGTATCTTGTTGACAAGATTTGCCTCTGCCCAGTTTCCCAACG CGGTGCGGGAAGAAGGGTCCCTGCAGACGTGGAACAACGATGGCCGTCAGTCGCCAGCTTTTCACCGCCTGTGTGTGGGGCACTGCTGTAGCTGCCGGGGGCAGTGGGAGCGTCAGGCTGACACGCTCACAGATAAATGA